The DNA window CGCTGGAAGAAGGTCTCCATCAGGCCGCGCGCCTCGGCGGGCTCGATGTTCAGCTGCTGGGCGAGCCCGAACGCGGACAGCCCGTACGCCAGCCCGTACGACATGGCCTTGATCTTGCGGCGCATCTCGGCGTCGACCTGCGAGCGCTCCACGCCGAACACCTGGGAGGCGACGGTGGTGTGCAGGTCCTCACCGGTCGCGAACGCCTCGATCAGGCCCTCGTCCTCGGAGAGGTGGGCCATCACGCGCAGCTCGATCTGGCTGTAGTCGGCCGTCATCAGGGACTCGAAGCCCTCGCCGACGACGAACCCGCGGCGGATGGCGCGGCCCTCGTCGGTGCGCACCGGCACGTTCTGCAGGTTCGGGTCGGTGGAGGACAGCCGGCCGGTCGCGGCGACGGTCTGGCTGAAGCTGGTGTGCACCCGGCCGTCGGCGCCGATGGTCTTGACCAGGCCCTCGACGGTGACGCGCAGCTTGGCCTGCTCCCGGTGCCGCAGCATGATCACCGGAAGTTCGTGGTCGGTCTGCGCGGCCAGCCAGGCCAGCGCGTCCGCGTCCGTGGTGTAGCCGGTCTTGGTCTTCTTGGTCTTGGGCAGGTCCAGCTCGCCGAAGAAGACCTCCTGGAGCTGCTTGGGCGAGCCGAGGTTGAACTCGTGGCCGACCGCCGCGTGCGCCTCCTTCACCGCCTGCTGCACCGCTCCGGCGAACTGCTGCTCCATGGCCTCCAGGTGGTCGCGGTCGGCGGCGATGCCGGCCCGCTCCATCCGGGCCAGCAGCTCGGACGTCGGCAGCTCCATGTCGTGCAGCAGTTCCACGGCGCCGACCTCGGCGAGCTTGCCGGTGAAGGCCTCGCCCAGGTCCAGGACCGCGCGGGCCTGCGCCATCAGCGCCTCCGCCTCGGCCGTCTCGTCGGCGCCGAAGGCCAGCTGCCCGTCGGCCGCGGCCGGGGCCAGCTCGCGGTGCAGGTACTCGTTGGACAGCACGTCCAGGGCGAAGGAGCGGCGGCCCGGCTTGACCAGGTAGGCGGCGAGCGCGGTGTCCATGGTGACGCCCGCGAGGCTCCAGCCGTGCTCGGGGAAGACCCGCATCAGGCCCTTCGCGTTGTGCACCACCTTCGGCCGCGCCGCGTCGGCGGCCCACGCCGCGAAGGCCCGCTCGTCTGCCTCGTCCAGCTCGGACGGCTCGAACCAGGCGGCGGCCCCGTCGGCGGCGGCCAGCGCGATCTCGCTGACGCTGCCCTGCCCCAGCGCCCAGCTGTCGACGGTGGAGATGCCCAGCGGCGCGCCCGCGCGGGCCTCGAGCCACGGCGCGAGCTCGCCCGCGCCCAGCACGCTGCCGTCGAGCTCCACACCGGCCGCGACCGGAGCGGGGGCCTGCTCCTCGGCCGCGCCCGGATCCACGGCCAGCAGCCGCTCGCGCAGCGAGGCGTTGCGGATCTCCAGCACGTCCAGCACGCCGGTCACCGCGGACCGGTCGTACGGCACGCGGGCCAGGTCGGAGGGGGCCTTGGACAGCTCCACGTCCTTGACCATCTCCGTCAGGACGCGGTTGAGCTTGACGGCCTCCAGGTGGTCCCGGAAGTTCTGCCCGGCCTTGCCCTTGACCTCCTCGGCACGCTCCACGAGCTCCGCGAACGACCCGAACTGGGTGATCCACTTGGCGGCGGTCTTCTCACCGACGCCCGGGATGCCGGGCAGGTTGTCGGACGGGTCGCCGCGCAGCGCCGCGAAGTCCGGATACTGCTGGGGGGTGAGGCCGTACTTCTCCTCGACCTTCTCCGGGGTGAACCGGGTCAGCTCGGAGACGCCCTTGGTCGGGTACAGCACGGTGGTGTGCTCGGAGACGAGCTGGAAGGCGTCCCGGTCGCCGGTGACGATCAGCACCTCGAAGCCCAGGGCCTCCGCCTGCGTCGCCAGCGTCGCGATCACGTCGTCGGCCTCGAAGCCGTCGACGGCGAACCGCGGCACGTGCATCGCGTCGAGCAGCTCGCCGATCAGCTCGACCTGCCCCTTGAACTCGTCGGGGGTCTTGGAGCGGTTCGCCTTGTACTCGGGGAACTCCGTCGAGCGCCACGTCTTGCGCGACACGTCGAACGCCACCGCGAAGTGCGTGGGCGCCTCGTCGCGCAGCGTGTTCGCCAGCATCGACGCGAAGCCGTAGATGGCGTTGGTCGGCTGGCCGGTCGCGGTCGTGAAGTTCTCCGCGGGCAGCGCGAAGAACGCCCGGTACGCCAGGGAGTGCCCGTCCATGAGCATCAGGCGGGGGCGGTCCGCTGCGGTCGTCTGGTCCGTCTTCTTCGATGCTGTCTCTGCCACGCCCCCGATCCTAGGCGCCCCCACCGACAATTCCGGACGGCCCGTGCGGAGGGGCAAATCCGGCGGCGGCGATGTCGGCGGGGCGTGACAGGATCGGCTGTGTACGCGAAGACTGCTCGAAGGGGAGCGCCATGGCCACCAAGCCGCCCGCAGGTGATCCGGTCCAGGACGCGCCCCAGGTCGCGCCGCCGAAGCACGCGGCCGCCGGCCTCCCCGCGATCGGGCACACCCTGAAGATCGCGCAACAGCAGATGGGCCTGGCCCGCACCGCCCGCACCCTGCTCAAGGTCAACCAGAAGGACGGCTTCGACTGCCCCGGCTGCGCCTGGCCCGAGGGAGACAAGCGGCACACCGCCGAGTTCTGCGAGAACGGCGCCAAGGCCGTCGCGGAGGAGGCCACCCTGCGCCGGGTCACCCCGGACTTCTTCGCCGCGCACCCCCTCGCCGACCTGGCGGCCCGCTCCGGCTACTGGCTGGGCCAGCAGGGCCGCATCACGCAGCCGATGTACCTGGCGGAAGGCGCCGACCGGTACGAGGCGGTCAGCTGGGAGCGGGCCTTCGAGGTCATCGCGCAAGAGCTGCGCGCCCTCGCCTCCCCCGACGAGGCCCTCTTCTACACCTCGGGCCGCACCAGCAACGAGGCCGCGTTCCTCTTCCAGCTCTTCGCCCGCGAGTTCGGCACCAACAACCTGCCCGACTGCTCCAACATGTGCCACGAGTCCTCGGGCTCCGCGCTGAACGAGACCATCGGGATCGGCAAGGGCAGCGTCTCCCTCGAAGACCTCCACCAGGCCGAACTGATCATCGTGGCCGGGCAGAACCCGGGCACCAACCACCCGCGGATGCTCTCCGCCCTGGAACAGGCCAAGGCCTCCGGCGCGAAGATCATCTCGGTGAACCCGCTGCCCGAGGCCGGCATGGAGCGGTTCAAGAACCCCCAGACCCCCCTCGGCATGCTCAGGGGCACCGCCCTCAACGACCTGTTCCTGCAGATCCGCATCGGCGGCGACCAAGCCCTCTTCCGCCTCCTGAACAAGCTCGTCATCGAGGCGGACGGCGCCACCGACGAGGCGTTCATCCGCGAACACACCCACGGCTACGAGGAGTTCGCCGCCGCCGCCCAGGAGGCGGACTGGGCCGAGACCCTCACCGCCACCGGCCTGACCCGGCCCGAGATCGAGCGCGCCCTCGACATGATCCTGGCCTCCCGGCGCACCATCGTCTGCTGGGCCATGGGCCTGACCCAGCACAAGCACGCCGTCGCCACCATCCGCGAGGTCGTCAACCTCCTCCTGCTGCGCGGCGACATCGGCCGCCCCGGCGCGGGCGTCTGCCCCGTCCGCGGCCACTCCAACGTCCAGGGCGACCGCACCATGGGGATCTTCGAACGCCCCGCGCCGGCCTTCCTCGACGCCCTCGACCGCGAGTTCTCGATCACCTCGCCCCGGCACCACGGCTTCGACGTGGTCCGCTCCATCCAGGCCCTGCGCGACGGCGAGGCCAAGGTCCTCTTCGCCATGGGCGGCAACTTCGTCGGCGCCACCCCGGACACCGAGGTCACCGAGGCCGCGATCCGCCGCGCCTCCCTGACCGTGCACGTCTCCACCAAGCTCAACCGCTCCCACGCCGTCACCGGCAGGCGCGCCCTGATCCTGCCCACCCTCGGCCGCACCGACAAGGACGTCCAGGCCTCCGGCAAGCAGTTCGTGACCGTCGAGGATTCCATGGGCATGGTCCACGCCTCGCGCGGCAACCTCGCCCCCGCGAGCCCGCACCTGCTCTCCGAGCCCGCCATCGTGGCCCGCATGGCCCGCGCCGTCCTCGGCGAGGCCTCCACGACCCCGTGGGAGGAGTTCGAGCGGGACTACGCCGCCATCCGCGACCGGATCTCCCGGGTGGTCCCCGGCTTCGAGGACTTCAACGCCAAGGCGGCCCGCCCCGGCGGCTTCCGCCTCCCGCACGCCCCGCGCGACGAGCGCCGCTTCCCCACCAGGACCGGCAAGGCCAACTTCACCGCCGCGCCCGTGGAGTACCCCGAGGTCCCCGAGGGCCGGCTGCTCCTGCAGACCCTGCGCAGCCACGACCAGTACAACACCACGATCTACGGGCTCGACGACCGTTACCGCGGGATCACCGGCGGGCGCCGCGTGGTGATGGTCAACCCCGAGGACGCCGCCGAGCTGGGGCTGGCGGACGGCGCGTACACGGACCTGGTCAGCGAGTGGAAGGACGGCGTCGAGCGGCGGGCCCCGGGCTTCCGCGTCGTGCACTACCCGACCGCCCGCGGCTGCGCGGCCGCCTACTACCCCGAGACGAACGTGCTGGTCCCGCTCGACTCCACCGCGGACACCAGCAACACCCCGGCGAGCAAGTCCGTCGTCATCCGCTTCGAACCGGCCTGATAGAACGACCTCAGGACAAGATGGTTAACGATCGTTGACGAACGGAGCCGGCCCATGGGCGCGCAGCACGCAGTGAAGTTCCCGCAGGAGGTCCTCGACGAGTACGCGGCCCTGGGCATCGACCTGCCCTCGCTCTTCTCGGCGGGCCACCTCGGCGAGCGCATGGACATCAGGGTCCTGGAGGCCTCGGCCGAGCGGGTCGTGGCCACGATGCCGGTCGAGGGCAACACCCAGCCGTACGGGCTGCTGCACGGCGGGGCCTCCGCCGTACTCGCCGAGACCATCGGCTCCGTCGGCGCCATGATGCACGGCGGCATCACCAAGATCGCCGTCGGCGTGGACCTGAACTGCACCCACCACCGCGGCGTGCGCTCCGGCCTGGTCACCGGCGTCGCCACCCCCGTACACCGGGGCCGCTCCACCACCACCTACGAGATCGTGATCAGCGACGAGCAGGACCGGCGCGTGTGCACCGCCCGCCTGACCTGCCTGCTGCGCGACGCCGACCCGGCCGGCGCCCGGAACCCCGCCGGAGCCTGAGCCCGGCCCAGGCCGCCCGCACCCCCGGCCCTCCCGCAGGCCCGGACCCCGCCCCCACGGGCGGCGCGTCCGGGCCTGCGCCCGTTGCCGGGGCGCCGGGCGCAGACTGTCACGCCACCCCGCGCCCCGGCCTCGCCCTCGCCCCGTACGCCCCTGCGCCCACACCCGCCCGGAATCCGCCACTCCGCACCCGTTCCGCCCCCGTCTGTTGTGTCACCGATCGTGACCGCCTACCTTCCCCTCATGGGGACCCCGCCACGCTCCACGGTCCGGTACGCCGCCACCACCCTGCTCGCGGCGCTCGCCCTGACCGGCACCCTGACCGGATGCACGCCCTCCGCCCCACCGCCCGCGGCAGGCCCGCAGAGCCCTTCCCCCGACCCCTCCTCGCCGGCCCAGATCTGCACCAGCCTCGTGTCCTACTGGGCGAAGGAGACCCTCCTCGGCACCAAGTGGTCCGGTCTGGACTGGGAGCAGAAGGGCCTGTCCAACGACCAGTACGCGATCCACGAGGACGCCGTGGCCGCAGGCCGCGCCGAGGAGCGAACGGCCGGTCGCGACAAGGCACTTGAGCTGATCGACCGGTTCGTGGCGCAGCGCTGCGCCGAGCAGGACGGCGCGGCGCGGAGCTCCGGGGACCGGCGCCCCGCGACGTGACCCGGGTCACCGCATTTCCGGGTGCGCTGTCCGGCTTCCGGGCACTCGCCGCCGTTT is part of the Streptomyces subrutilus genome and encodes:
- the polA gene encoding DNA polymerase I, whose amino-acid sequence is MAETASKKTDQTTAADRPRLMLMDGHSLAYRAFFALPAENFTTATGQPTNAIYGFASMLANTLRDEAPTHFAVAFDVSRKTWRSTEFPEYKANRSKTPDEFKGQVELIGELLDAMHVPRFAVDGFEADDVIATLATQAEALGFEVLIVTGDRDAFQLVSEHTTVLYPTKGVSELTRFTPEKVEEKYGLTPQQYPDFAALRGDPSDNLPGIPGVGEKTAAKWITQFGSFAELVERAEEVKGKAGQNFRDHLEAVKLNRVLTEMVKDVELSKAPSDLARVPYDRSAVTGVLDVLEIRNASLRERLLAVDPGAAEEQAPAPVAAGVELDGSVLGAGELAPWLEARAGAPLGISTVDSWALGQGSVSEIALAAADGAAAWFEPSELDEADERAFAAWAADAARPKVVHNAKGLMRVFPEHGWSLAGVTMDTALAAYLVKPGRRSFALDVLSNEYLHRELAPAAADGQLAFGADETAEAEALMAQARAVLDLGEAFTGKLAEVGAVELLHDMELPTSELLARMERAGIAADRDHLEAMEQQFAGAVQQAVKEAHAAVGHEFNLGSPKQLQEVFFGELDLPKTKKTKTGYTTDADALAWLAAQTDHELPVIMLRHREQAKLRVTVEGLVKTIGADGRVHTSFSQTVAATGRLSSTDPNLQNVPVRTDEGRAIRRGFVVGEGFESLMTADYSQIELRVMAHLSEDEGLIEAFATGEDLHTTVASQVFGVERSQVDAEMRRKIKAMSYGLAYGLSAFGLAQQLNIEPAEARGLMETFFQRFGGVRDYLQRVVEEARVTGYTATVFGRRRYLPDLGSDNRQRRESAERMALNAPIQGTAADIVKVAMLRVDRAITRAGLKSRMLLQVHDEIVLEIAPGERERVEELVRREMGAAVELRAPLDVSVGVGSDWESAAH
- a CDS encoding FdhF/YdeP family oxidoreductase, which produces MATKPPAGDPVQDAPQVAPPKHAAAGLPAIGHTLKIAQQQMGLARTARTLLKVNQKDGFDCPGCAWPEGDKRHTAEFCENGAKAVAEEATLRRVTPDFFAAHPLADLAARSGYWLGQQGRITQPMYLAEGADRYEAVSWERAFEVIAQELRALASPDEALFYTSGRTSNEAAFLFQLFAREFGTNNLPDCSNMCHESSGSALNETIGIGKGSVSLEDLHQAELIIVAGQNPGTNHPRMLSALEQAKASGAKIISVNPLPEAGMERFKNPQTPLGMLRGTALNDLFLQIRIGGDQALFRLLNKLVIEADGATDEAFIREHTHGYEEFAAAAQEADWAETLTATGLTRPEIERALDMILASRRTIVCWAMGLTQHKHAVATIREVVNLLLLRGDIGRPGAGVCPVRGHSNVQGDRTMGIFERPAPAFLDALDREFSITSPRHHGFDVVRSIQALRDGEAKVLFAMGGNFVGATPDTEVTEAAIRRASLTVHVSTKLNRSHAVTGRRALILPTLGRTDKDVQASGKQFVTVEDSMGMVHASRGNLAPASPHLLSEPAIVARMARAVLGEASTTPWEEFERDYAAIRDRISRVVPGFEDFNAKAARPGGFRLPHAPRDERRFPTRTGKANFTAAPVEYPEVPEGRLLLQTLRSHDQYNTTIYGLDDRYRGITGGRRVVMVNPEDAAELGLADGAYTDLVSEWKDGVERRAPGFRVVHYPTARGCAAAYYPETNVLVPLDSTADTSNTPASKSVVIRFEPA
- a CDS encoding PaaI family thioesterase — protein: MGAQHAVKFPQEVLDEYAALGIDLPSLFSAGHLGERMDIRVLEASAERVVATMPVEGNTQPYGLLHGGASAVLAETIGSVGAMMHGGITKIAVGVDLNCTHHRGVRSGLVTGVATPVHRGRSTTTYEIVISDEQDRRVCTARLTCLLRDADPAGARNPAGA